The following proteins come from a genomic window of Lachnoclostridium phytofermentans ISDg:
- the leuA gene encoding 2-isopropylmalate synthase — protein sequence MINYKRYQKNPVVTYPEREWPNKEIVKAPIWCSVDLRDGNQALIEPMVVEEKIEFFNLLVKLGFKEIEVGFPSASQIEYDFLRQLVDRKLIPDDVIIQVLVQCRDHLIQRTFEALQGVKQAVVHIYNSTSTLQRDVVFHMNREEITHIAEQATRLVKEYAKDFEGKIILEYSPESFTGTELDFALEICTAVQEIWKPSIENKIIINLPATVEMNTPNVYADQIEWMSKHLKSRESIILSVHPHNDRGTGVASTELAILAGADRVEGTLFGNGERTGNVDILTIAYNMFSQGIDPKLNIENINDTIEIYERCCKMQVPPRHPYAGKLVFTAFSGSHQDAINKGTKAMKDRDREFWQVPYLPVDPADIGRCYEPIVRINSQSGKGGVAFIMETYFGYKLPKAMHKEFADVIQRISEKQGEVAPEQIMQEFKNCYLERMEPLHFVRCKMEDVTDSNDTYDTIVTVTYCHNGEEKVFHATGNGPIDAVHHGLQDVVEKKIKILDYSEHALGEGANARAAAYIHVMDKESGKAAFGVGTSSNITRASLRGLFSAINRLYYL from the coding sequence ATGATTAATTATAAGAGATATCAAAAAAATCCTGTAGTTACGTATCCAGAGCGTGAATGGCCAAACAAGGAGATTGTCAAAGCACCAATATGGTGTAGTGTTGATTTAAGAGATGGCAATCAAGCTTTGATCGAACCAATGGTTGTAGAAGAAAAAATAGAATTTTTTAACCTATTAGTCAAACTAGGTTTTAAGGAAATTGAAGTTGGATTTCCAAGCGCGTCCCAAATTGAATATGATTTTTTAAGGCAGTTAGTTGACCGTAAATTAATACCGGATGATGTTATCATACAAGTTCTGGTACAGTGTAGAGATCACTTAATCCAAAGAACTTTTGAAGCTCTCCAGGGAGTAAAACAAGCGGTAGTACATATTTACAACTCAACCTCTACTCTGCAGAGAGATGTTGTATTTCACATGAACCGTGAAGAAATCACTCATATTGCAGAGCAAGCAACGAGGTTAGTCAAGGAATATGCAAAGGATTTTGAGGGCAAAATCATATTAGAGTATTCACCGGAGAGTTTCACCGGAACAGAACTCGATTTTGCGTTAGAAATCTGTACAGCGGTTCAAGAGATTTGGAAACCGTCAATAGAGAACAAGATAATAATAAACCTGCCTGCTACGGTGGAAATGAATACACCGAATGTATATGCAGACCAGATTGAATGGATGTCAAAACATTTAAAAAGCAGAGAAAGCATTATCCTAAGTGTACATCCTCATAATGATAGAGGTACGGGAGTTGCCAGTACAGAATTAGCGATTCTTGCTGGTGCGGACCGTGTGGAAGGTACCTTATTTGGTAATGGAGAACGTACTGGTAATGTTGATATCTTAACGATTGCCTACAATATGTTTTCTCAAGGAATTGATCCTAAACTAAATATTGAAAATATCAATGATACCATAGAAATCTATGAACGCTGTTGTAAAATGCAAGTACCTCCAAGACATCCGTATGCAGGGAAATTAGTGTTTACTGCATTTTCCGGCTCCCATCAGGATGCTATTAACAAGGGAACAAAAGCCATGAAGGATAGAGACAGGGAATTCTGGCAAGTACCTTATTTGCCAGTTGATCCGGCCGATATTGGCAGATGCTATGAACCGATTGTTCGTATTAACAGTCAATCCGGAAAAGGTGGCGTAGCCTTTATTATGGAAACTTATTTTGGATATAAGTTACCTAAGGCAATGCACAAGGAATTTGCAGATGTAATTCAACGAATTTCCGAAAAGCAGGGAGAAGTAGCTCCGGAGCAAATTATGCAGGAATTTAAAAACTGCTATCTGGAACGAATGGAACCACTTCATTTTGTACGCTGCAAGATGGAGGATGTGACTGATTCGAATGATACCTATGATACTATTGTTACAGTTACCTACTGTCACAATGGTGAAGAGAAGGTATTTCATGCTACCGGCAATGGTCCGATTGATGCAGTACATCATGGATTACAAGATGTTGTCGAGAAGAAAATTAAGATTCTAGATTATAGTGAACATGCCCTTGGAGAAGGTGCAAATGCTAGGGCAGCAGCTTATATTCATGTAATGGATAAGGAATCTGGAAAAGCTGCCTTTGGTGTCGGCACCAGTTCCAATATTACAAGAGCTTCTTTAAGAGGTTTATTCAGTGCAATTAACAGGTTGTATTACTTATAG
- the greA gene encoding transcription elongation factor GreA has product MAEKKNILTYEGLKQLEDELQDLKVNKRKEVSQKIKEAREQGDLSENAEYDAAKDEQRDIEARIEEIDKILKNAEVVVEDEVDVDTVNIGCLVRILDMEFNDELEYKIVGSTEANSLKGKISNESPVGKALIGARKDDVIEIEINGNSFKYKVLEIQKSN; this is encoded by the coding sequence ATGGCGGAGAAGAAGAATATTTTGACCTATGAAGGGCTGAAACAATTAGAGGATGAGTTACAAGATTTAAAAGTAAACAAAAGAAAAGAAGTTTCTCAGAAGATTAAAGAGGCCAGAGAACAAGGTGATTTGTCAGAGAATGCAGAATACGACGCAGCGAAAGACGAGCAAAGAGATATAGAGGCAAGAATCGAAGAAATCGATAAGATTTTAAAGAATGCCGAAGTTGTCGTAGAAGATGAGGTTGACGTTGACACCGTAAACATTGGCTGTCTAGTTAGAATTTTAGATATGGAATTTAACGATGAATTAGAATATAAAATTGTAGGTTCTACCGAAGCGAATAGCTTAAAGGGAAAAATCTCAAATGAGTCACCAGTAGGTAAAGCATTAATTGGCGCAAGAAAAGATGATGTGATTGAAATCGAGATCAATGGCAACAGCTTTAAATATAAAGTTCTTGAGATTCAAAAATCAAATTAA
- a CDS encoding ABC transporter ATP-binding protein, producing the protein MDNNIALKVNNVGVRFNMSAEKVDSLKEYAIKLFRREIRYNEFWALKEVSFQIKKGQRVGILGLNGAGKSTLLKVIAGVLKATEGSVTKSGNIVPLLELGAGFDKEYTGAENIYLYGAVLGYPRSFIKEKYDEIVEFSELGDFINVPLKNYSSGMKSRLGFAIATVVEPDILILDEVLSVGDAKFRKKSEKKIKDMFDKQITVLFVSHSLAQVRAICDRAIIIEKGRIVAQGDSETICNLYEQKMNK; encoded by the coding sequence ATGGATAATAATATAGCATTAAAAGTAAATAATGTTGGTGTTCGATTTAATATGAGTGCAGAAAAAGTCGACAGTTTGAAGGAATATGCTATTAAGCTATTTCGAAGAGAAATTCGGTACAATGAATTCTGGGCTCTAAAAGAAGTGTCATTTCAGATAAAAAAAGGACAACGTGTCGGCATATTAGGTTTAAATGGTGCTGGTAAAAGTACTCTTTTAAAGGTAATTGCCGGAGTGTTAAAAGCAACCGAGGGCTCGGTAACAAAAAGTGGAAATATCGTACCATTGCTTGAGCTTGGTGCTGGATTTGATAAAGAATATACCGGTGCAGAGAATATTTATTTGTATGGAGCAGTACTTGGCTATCCTAGGAGTTTTATCAAGGAGAAATATGATGAAATCGTAGAGTTTTCCGAGCTAGGAGATTTTATCAATGTACCATTAAAAAATTACTCCTCTGGTATGAAATCCAGACTTGGTTTTGCCATTGCAACTGTAGTAGAGCCAGATATTTTAATTTTGGACGAGGTTTTGTCGGTTGGTGATGCTAAGTTTAGAAAAAAAAGTGAAAAAAAGATAAAGGACATGTTTGATAAACAGATTACTGTTTTATTTGTATCACATAGTCTTGCGCAGGTACGCGCTATATGTGACCGCGCTATCATTATTGAAAAGGGACGAATTGTTGCCCAGGGAGATTCAGAAACAATTTGTAATTTATATGAGCAGAAGATGAATAAATAA
- a CDS encoding DUF3006 domain-containing protein codes for MKYIIDRFEGTYAVCEDEMKNMVNIPKYKLPMEVKEGDSLIDDDGIIRINDKEADERRKKVNQMMSKLFK; via the coding sequence ATGAAATATATAATTGACAGATTTGAAGGAACCTACGCAGTCTGCGAGGATGAGATGAAAAATATGGTAAATATCCCAAAGTATAAACTTCCAATGGAAGTCAAGGAGGGAGACTCCCTTATTGATGACGACGGTATCATTCGAATCAATGATAAAGAAGCAGATGAGCGTCGTAAAAAGGTCAACCAGATGATGAGTAAGTTATTTAAATAA
- a CDS encoding HPr family phosphocarrier protein, whose amino-acid sequence MISGKVVIKSETGLHLRPAGDLCKLAMKFPCKIEMKLGNRTVNAKSVLGVLSACIKFGDEVEVICDGENEEEAFDKMVDALESKFVEYHEK is encoded by the coding sequence ATGATTAGCGGTAAGGTTGTAATTAAAAGTGAAACAGGTCTTCATCTTAGACCAGCCGGGGATCTATGTAAATTAGCTATGAAATTTCCATGCAAGATAGAAATGAAACTAGGCAATCGTACCGTAAATGCAAAGAGTGTATTGGGTGTTTTGTCAGCATGTATCAAGTTTGGTGATGAAGTTGAGGTTATCTGCGATGGTGAGAATGAGGAGGAAGCATTTGATAAGATGGTAGATGCTCTAGAATCTAAATTCGTAGAATATCACGAAAAATAA
- the nifJ gene encoding pyruvate:ferredoxin (flavodoxin) oxidoreductase has translation MARKMKTMDGNTAAAHVSYAFTDVAAIYPITPSSPMADYTDMWATQGRKNIFGHEVLLSEMQSEAGAAGAVHGSLQAGALTTTYTASQGLLLMIPNMYKIAGELLPGVINVSARALASHALSIFGDHSDVYACRQSGFAMLCSGNVQETMDLGAVAHLTAIDGRVPFIHFFDGFRTSHEIQKISIWDYEDLKEMTNMEAVDAFRNRALNPEHPVQRGTAQNPDVFFQAREACNQYYDAIPELTQVYMDKVNAKIGTDYKLFNYYGAADAEHVVIAMGSVCDTIEETIDHMNASGAKVGLIKVRLYRPFSAKHLLETIPASVKQITVLDRTKEPGALGEPLYLDVVAALKDTQFHNLPVLTGRYGLGSKDTTPAQIIAVYNNKDKKNFTIGINDDVTHLSLDITENPDTANKGTTACKFWGLGADGTVGANKNSIKIIGDHTDKYAQAYFDYDSKKSGGVTISHLRFGDSPIKSTYLINKADFVACHMPAYVRRYNMVQDLKKGGTFLLNCSWNMEEIEKNLPGQVKRYMAQNNIKFYTIDGIQIGKEVGLGGRINTILQAAFFKLANIIPIEDAVKYMKDAATASYSKKGDDIVKMNHTAIDRGVDGLVEIKVPAEWANASDEDLAAKATVGRPEVLDYVNTILHKVNAQDGNSLPVSAFVDNADGTVPLGTAAYEKRGIAIDVPVWNPEICLQCNLCSYVCPHAVIRPVVMNEEQAANAPEGMKMVTMKQVEGKKFAITISVLDCTGCGSCAHVCPEVKGNKALSMDLLENHYDDQKYADYAASLETPVEILEKFKETTVKGSQFKQPLLEFSGACAGCGETPYAKLVTQLYGDRMYIANATGCSSIWGGSSPSTPYTVNKEGKGPAWANSLFEDNAEFGFGMQLAQTALRKRLIDSTENLVANSSSADVKAAAEEFLATQNNSTANAPATKNLLAALEACGCDNADRENILKNKSFLAKKSQWIFGGDGWAYDIGFGGLDHVIASGQDVNIMVFDTEVYSNTGGQSSKATPTGAIAQFAAAGKEVKKKDLAQIAMSYGYVYVAQIAQGADYNQCIKAITEAENYPGPSLIIAYAPCINHGIKGGMTGAQTEEKRAVEAGYWHLFRFNPTLKEEGKNPFVLDSKAPKASYQEFLQSEVRYNRLSRTNPERAAELFAKAEKDAKEKYEKLVKMAE, from the coding sequence ATGGCTAGAAAAATGAAAACCATGGATGGTAATACCGCTGCGGCACACGTGTCATATGCATTTACCGATGTAGCGGCAATCTATCCAATCACACCATCTTCACCAATGGCTGACTACACAGATATGTGGGCAACTCAGGGAAGAAAGAACATCTTCGGACACGAAGTATTATTATCCGAGATGCAATCTGAAGCAGGTGCAGCAGGTGCTGTTCACGGTTCTTTACAGGCAGGTGCATTAACTACAACCTACACCGCGTCCCAAGGTTTATTATTAATGATCCCTAATATGTATAAGATCGCTGGTGAGTTATTACCAGGCGTTATTAATGTTTCTGCACGTGCTCTTGCAAGTCATGCACTTTCCATCTTTGGCGATCATTCCGACGTTTACGCTTGTCGTCAATCAGGATTTGCTATGCTTTGCTCCGGTAATGTTCAGGAAACTATGGACTTAGGTGCTGTTGCTCACTTAACAGCTATCGACGGTCGTGTTCCATTTATCCATTTCTTTGATGGATTTAGAACATCTCATGAAATTCAAAAAATCTCTATCTGGGATTACGAAGATTTAAAAGAAATGACTAATATGGAAGCTGTAGATGCATTCCGTAATAGAGCTTTAAATCCAGAACACCCAGTTCAAAGAGGTACTGCTCAGAACCCTGACGTATTCTTCCAGGCAAGAGAAGCTTGTAACCAATACTATGATGCAATTCCTGAACTTACTCAAGTTTACATGGACAAGGTTAACGCTAAAATCGGTACTGACTATAAATTATTCAACTACTACGGTGCTGCTGATGCAGAGCATGTTGTCATTGCTATGGGTTCAGTTTGCGATACTATCGAAGAGACAATCGACCATATGAATGCAAGTGGTGCTAAGGTTGGTCTTATCAAAGTTCGTCTTTACAGACCATTCTCCGCTAAGCATTTATTAGAGACTATTCCTGCATCTGTTAAGCAGATTACTGTTCTTGATAGAACAAAAGAGCCAGGTGCTCTTGGTGAGCCTTTATACTTAGACGTTGTAGCTGCTCTTAAGGATACACAATTCCATAATCTTCCTGTATTAACAGGCCGCTATGGTTTAGGTTCCAAAGATACTACACCAGCTCAGATTATCGCTGTTTACAACAACAAGGATAAGAAGAATTTCACAATCGGTATCAACGATGATGTAACTCATCTTTCTCTTGATATCACAGAGAATCCAGATACAGCTAACAAGGGTACAACAGCTTGTAAGTTCTGGGGACTTGGTGCTGATGGTACTGTAGGTGCTAATAAGAACTCCATCAAGATTATCGGTGACCATACAGATAAGTACGCTCAGGCTTACTTTGATTATGACTCCAAGAAATCCGGTGGTGTTACTATCTCCCACTTACGTTTCGGTGATAGCCCAATCAAATCCACTTACTTAATCAACAAAGCTGACTTCGTTGCATGTCACATGCCAGCTTACGTTAGAAGATATAACATGGTACAGGATCTTAAGAAGGGTGGTACATTCCTCCTTAACTGTTCTTGGAACATGGAAGAAATCGAGAAGAACCTTCCTGGTCAGGTAAAACGTTATATGGCTCAGAACAACATTAAGTTCTACACCATCGACGGTATCCAGATTGGTAAAGAAGTTGGTCTTGGTGGACGTATTAATACTATCCTTCAGGCTGCTTTCTTCAAATTAGCTAACATCATTCCTATTGAGGATGCTGTAAAATATATGAAAGATGCTGCTACTGCTTCTTATTCTAAGAAGGGTGATGACATCGTTAAGATGAACCATACCGCAATTGACCGTGGTGTTGATGGTCTCGTTGAAATTAAAGTTCCTGCTGAATGGGCTAACGCTTCCGACGAGGACTTAGCTGCTAAAGCAACTGTTGGTAGACCAGAAGTTCTTGATTATGTTAACACAATTCTTCACAAGGTAAATGCTCAGGACGGTAACAGTCTTCCAGTTTCTGCTTTCGTTGACAATGCAGATGGTACTGTACCTCTAGGAACAGCTGCATACGAGAAACGTGGTATTGCAATCGACGTTCCAGTATGGAATCCAGAAATTTGTTTACAGTGTAACCTTTGTTCTTACGTATGTCCACATGCAGTAATCCGTCCAGTTGTTATGAACGAAGAACAAGCTGCTAATGCTCCAGAAGGCATGAAGATGGTTACTATGAAGCAAGTAGAAGGCAAGAAGTTTGCTATCACTATCTCCGTACTTGACTGTACAGGTTGTGGAAGCTGTGCTCATGTTTGTCCAGAAGTTAAGGGTAATAAGGCTCTTAGCATGGATTTACTTGAGAACCACTACGATGATCAGAAGTATGCTGATTACGCTGCATCCTTAGAAACTCCTGTTGAAATCCTTGAGAAATTCAAAGAGACAACTGTTAAGGGTAGCCAGTTCAAACAGCCATTACTTGAGTTCTCCGGAGCTTGTGCTGGTTGTGGTGAAACACCTTACGCTAAATTAGTTACTCAGTTATATGGTGATAGAATGTATATTGCAAACGCTACTGGATGTTCTTCTATCTGGGGTGGTTCTTCTCCTTCTACACCTTATACAGTTAATAAAGAAGGCAAGGGTCCAGCTTGGGCTAACTCCTTATTCGAGGATAATGCTGAATTCGGTTTCGGTATGCAATTAGCTCAAACAGCTCTTAGAAAACGCCTTATCGATTCTACAGAGAATTTAGTAGCTAATTCATCAAGTGCTGATGTTAAGGCTGCTGCTGAAGAGTTCCTTGCAACACAGAATAACTCCACTGCAAATGCTCCTGCTACTAAGAATTTACTCGCTGCATTAGAAGCTTGCGGATGTGACAATGCAGATAGAGAAAACATCTTAAAGAACAAGAGCTTCTTAGCTAAGAAGTCTCAATGGATCTTTGGTGGTGACGGTTGGGCTTACGATATCGGTTTCGGCGGTCTTGACCACGTAATCGCTTCCGGCCAGGATGTAAACATCATGGTATTCGATACTGAAGTTTACTCCAATACAGGTGGACAGTCCTCTAAGGCTACACCAACAGGTGCTATCGCTCAGTTCGCTGCTGCTGGTAAAGAAGTTAAGAAGAAAGACCTTGCTCAAATTGCTATGAGCTATGGCTACGTATATGTAGCACAGATCGCTCAGGGTGCTGATTACAATCAGTGTATCAAGGCTATCACAGAAGCTGAGAACTATCCAGGTCCATCCTTAATTATCGCTTATGCTCCATGTATCAACCATGGTATCAAGGGCGGTATGACAGGTGCTCAGACAGAAGAGAAACGTGCTGTTGAAGCTGGTTACTGGCACTTATTCAGATTCAATCCTACTTTAAAAGAAGAAGGAAAGAATCCATTCGTGTTAGATTCTAAGGCTCCAAAGGCTAGCTACCAAGAATTCCTTCAGAGCGAGGTTCGTTACAACAGACTTAGCAGAACAAATCCAGAAAGAGCTGCAGAATTATTTGCAAAGGCTGAGAAGGATGCTAAGGAGAAATACGAGAAGCTTGTAAAGATGGCTGAGTAA
- a CDS encoding ComEC/Rec2 family competence protein, which yields MKRNKKISTIIKLLLIIILVIGQYLYTSDQRGQTEENKETSAKDTDDPLMKVHFIDVGQADCILVENNNKYMLVDGGNNDDKDVILDYLNRLGVKEFEAIIMTHPHEDHIGSIDTVIREFKVKKIYAPKKEHTTKTYEDVLNAVIETGNTLNAPKSGEKFNFGAVTVTFLAPSRDYGNNLNNWSIGIKVSNGKHSFVMCGDAEKEAEEDMLATKLDLSADVLKLSHHGSDTSSTKEFVKAVNPKYAVISVGKGNTYGHPSKSTIKMLKNNKIKYFRTDEQGTIVMISDGDQLTCNVSPIP from the coding sequence ATGAAAAGAAATAAGAAGATTAGTACAATTATTAAATTATTACTTATTATAATATTAGTAATTGGACAGTATCTATATACATCAGACCAACGAGGGCAAACAGAAGAAAACAAGGAAACATCTGCGAAGGATACGGATGATCCGTTAATGAAGGTTCACTTTATTGACGTAGGCCAAGCGGATTGTATTTTAGTAGAAAATAACAATAAGTACATGCTAGTGGATGGTGGTAATAATGACGATAAAGATGTTATACTGGACTATCTAAATCGTCTTGGCGTAAAAGAGTTTGAGGCAATCATTATGACACATCCACATGAAGACCATATTGGAAGCATTGATACAGTAATACGAGAATTTAAAGTAAAGAAAATCTATGCACCGAAAAAAGAACATACTACAAAGACTTACGAAGATGTATTAAATGCAGTAATAGAAACTGGAAATACACTCAACGCACCAAAATCTGGAGAAAAATTTAATTTTGGCGCTGTTACTGTAACATTTTTAGCACCGAGTAGGGATTACGGTAATAATTTAAACAACTGGTCAATCGGAATTAAAGTTAGTAATGGCAAACACTCCTTTGTCATGTGCGGTGATGCTGAGAAGGAAGCAGAGGAAGATATGTTAGCTACAAAACTTGATTTAAGCGCAGACGTTTTAAAGTTATCACATCATGGTAGTGATACTTCTTCAACGAAAGAGTTTGTGAAGGCAGTAAATCCAAAGTATGCTGTCATTTCGGTAGGAAAAGGTAATACTTATGGACATCCAAGTAAAAGTACGATTAAGATGCTTAAGAATAATAAGATTAAATATTTTCGTACGGATGAACAAGGTACTATTGTTATGATATCAGATGGAGATCAGTTGACATGTAATGTGTCTCCAATTCCATAA
- the cdaA gene encoding diadenylate cyclase CdaA, whose amino-acid sequence MESIKTFIQDYLVRLSLPKLKITDIIEIFLLAFLIYNVIKWVKTTRAWSLMKGLVILFAFWVIAYIFNFNVIIWIFVNTINVGIIALIIVFQPEFRKALEQLGQKSIVSPLFYLSDTKEKPERFSDETLNELVRATFELAKTKTGALMVIEQEVSLGEFERTGISLDAVLSSQLLINIFEHNTPLHDGAITIRGNRITAATCYLPLSDNMRLSKDLGTRHRAAVGISEVTDSFTIIVSEETGKVSIAKGGQLIRSVDGDYLRAKLLEIQKKAPGEVKKIKLWRGKRKDEKGNN is encoded by the coding sequence ATGGAATCAATTAAGACGTTTATACAAGACTATTTAGTACGCCTTTCTTTACCAAAATTAAAGATAACGGATATCATAGAGATATTCTTACTGGCATTCTTAATCTATAATGTGATTAAGTGGGTAAAGACAACACGTGCATGGTCCTTAATGAAAGGATTAGTGATCCTGTTTGCCTTTTGGGTTATTGCCTACATCTTTAACTTTAATGTAATTATTTGGATATTCGTGAATACGATTAATGTTGGTATCATAGCATTGATTATTGTATTCCAACCAGAGTTTCGAAAGGCGCTAGAACAATTAGGACAAAAGAGCATTGTTTCTCCGTTGTTCTACCTTAGTGATACAAAAGAAAAACCAGAACGATTTTCTGATGAAACTTTAAATGAGCTTGTAAGAGCGACGTTTGAATTGGCAAAAACGAAAACTGGAGCTTTGATGGTGATTGAGCAAGAGGTATCCTTAGGTGAGTTTGAGCGAACTGGCATTTCACTTGATGCAGTGTTAAGTAGTCAGTTGTTAATTAATATTTTTGAACACAATACACCACTCCATGATGGAGCTATCACCATTCGTGGAAATAGAATTACAGCAGCAACTTGTTATCTACCGCTCTCTGACAATATGAGACTTTCAAAGGATTTAGGAACAAGGCATCGTGCTGCGGTTGGTATTAGTGAGGTAACAGATAGTTTTACAATTATCGTTTCAGAGGAAACAGGTAAGGTATCAATAGCGAAGGGTGGACAATTAATCCGTAGTGTTGATGGAGATTATTTAAGAGCCAAACTTTTAGAGATACAAAAAAAAGCACCAGGCGAAGTTAAGAAGATAAAGCTATGGAGGGGAAAGAGAAAGGATGAAAAAGGTAATAACTAG
- a CDS encoding CdaR family protein, which translates to MKKVITRNIPLKIISFLIAVLCWVMIMNISDPYITSTIDNIEVKTINTETMEQHNKRYDVESGDIISIKVRGKRSIIDGLKNTDFIAVADFKEMSMVDAVPIHVSPKQSYRYNADEIEILEQTQMMKLTLEELDKQTFRVNVRQTGEAKAGFYVTELIANPSIIEISGSKRKIAKIKDVVVEVNVEQVSNSYQVTKKLVAYDENGYIIDSEKLDFETKEATIDVTVLPTKTIPIQVSAVGTPAYGYKCTDVVWEPKTITIAGEQKDLNKIYWLKQQIDISGKKETFPEKRNIETILEDTYPGMYTLVDESNTFDITVKIDQLGSKDITIPTSDIQVRNLDPDYEVIFRTLGNINVRVRGVSGSLNEVSALTIRPYIDVTNYGLGVHSVTVQYKSNEELTIQPVTISIEVVKRE; encoded by the coding sequence ATGAAAAAGGTAATAACTAGAAATATACCGCTTAAAATCATATCTTTCCTTATCGCAGTGTTATGTTGGGTAATGATTATGAATATTTCAGATCCCTACATAACCAGTACGATTGATAATATTGAAGTTAAAACCATTAACACGGAGACTATGGAACAACATAACAAGCGTTATGATGTAGAGTCTGGCGATATTATCTCAATAAAGGTTCGGGGAAAACGCTCGATTATCGACGGATTAAAGAATACTGACTTTATAGCGGTTGCTGATTTTAAAGAGATGTCTATGGTGGATGCTGTACCTATTCATGTATCACCAAAGCAATCTTACAGATACAATGCAGATGAAATAGAGATTCTAGAGCAGACACAGATGATGAAACTGACACTAGAAGAGTTAGATAAGCAAACCTTCCGTGTTAATGTTAGACAGACTGGAGAAGCGAAGGCAGGTTTCTATGTTACGGAATTAATCGCTAATCCAAGCATTATCGAAATCTCTGGATCGAAAAGAAAGATTGCTAAAATTAAGGATGTAGTTGTTGAGGTTAACGTTGAACAGGTAAGTAACTCTTATCAAGTTACAAAAAAACTAGTTGCTTATGATGAGAATGGATATATTATAGACTCTGAAAAACTTGATTTTGAGACTAAAGAAGCAACGATAGATGTGACTGTGCTACCAACAAAGACAATACCAATTCAAGTATCTGCAGTTGGAACTCCTGCATATGGCTATAAATGCACCGACGTTGTTTGGGAGCCAAAAACCATTACCATTGCTGGAGAGCAAAAAGATCTGAATAAGATTTATTGGTTAAAGCAACAGATAGACATTAGTGGTAAGAAAGAAACCTTCCCAGAGAAAAGAAATATTGAAACAATCTTAGAAGATACTTATCCAGGAATGTATACTTTAGTCGATGAAAGTAATACCTTTGACATCACGGTTAAGATTGACCAGTTAGGTAGCAAAGATATAACGATACCGACGTCAGACATTCAGGTTAGAAATTTAGATCCTGATTATGAAGTTATTTTTAGGACACTTGGTAATATAAATGTACGCGTCAGAGGTGTTTCAGGATCGTTAAATGAGGTATCTGCATTAACGATACGGCCATATATAGATGTAACAAATTATGGACTGGGAGTCCATTCGGTTACGGTACAATATAAATCAAATGAGGAACTCACAATTCAGCCTGTTACGATTAGTATTGAAGTGGTGAAGAGAGAATAG
- a CDS encoding ABC transporter permease: MKRILNNFNKYRYLLGELVRKDIKLKYRNSVLGLFWTMLEPLLTMIVLTIVFTSLMGRTTPHYPVYILCGRLLYSYFSNGTKLALKSIRRNSAMIRKVYVPKYIYPLSSTLSGFITFLISLIVLFAVAVVQNVKPTWHILEAIFPMLTLLLLTVGVGFILATLGVFFRDTEYLWGVILTLIMYASAIFYDPEKILKSSNAWILKYNPLFGIIQNFRNAVLGAPMNTKYFAYSAMFSVVTLIIGVFMFYKKQDKFVLYI; encoded by the coding sequence TTGAAGAGAATATTAAATAATTTTAATAAGTATAGATACTTACTAGGAGAACTAGTAAGAAAAGACATTAAATTAAAATATCGTAATTCCGTACTAGGCTTATTTTGGACTATGTTAGAGCCTTTGTTAACAATGATTGTATTAACAATCGTATTTACATCGTTGATGGGGCGTACTACACCTCATTACCCAGTATATATATTGTGTGGTCGTTTGCTGTATTCATACTTTTCTAACGGTACCAAATTAGCTCTAAAATCGATTCGTAGGAATAGTGCAATGATAAGAAAGGTTTATGTACCAAAGTATATCTATCCACTATCTTCTACTTTGTCAGGATTTATAACATTCTTAATATCATTAATTGTTTTATTTGCCGTAGCAGTCGTACAGAATGTAAAACCTACATGGCATATTTTAGAGGCCATATTTCCTATGTTAACATTACTTCTTCTGACCGTTGGCGTTGGATTTATTTTGGCAACTTTAGGAGTATTTTTCCGTGATACAGAATATCTTTGGGGTGTTATCCTAACGCTTATTATGTATGCATCAGCTATATTCTACGATCCAGAAAAGATACTGAAAAGTAGCAATGCATGGATTTTAAAATATAACCCACTGTTTGGTATTATTCAGAATTTCCGTAATGCAGTTTTAGGAGCCCCAATGAATACAAAGTATTTTGCGTATTCTGCTATGTTTAGTGTAGTCACACTTATTATAGGTGTATTCATGTTTTATAAAAAGCAAGATAAATTCGTATTATATATCTAA